The Carassius gibelio isolate Cgi1373 ecotype wild population from Czech Republic chromosome B22, carGib1.2-hapl.c, whole genome shotgun sequence genome window below encodes:
- the LOC127987873 gene encoding epidermal growth factor receptor substrate 15-like 1 isoform X1, which translates to MAALATLTQLSSGNPVYENFYRRVDPGNTGRVGPTEAALFLKKSGLPDITLGKIWDLADPDGKGFLDKQGFYVALRLVACAQSGHDISVSGLKLPVPPPKFKDHSSPSLSSVTSTNESHWAVRPEEKSKFDGIFESLAPVNGLLSGEKVRPVLINSKLPVDVLGKVWDLSDIDKDGHLDKDEFAVAMHLVYRALEKEPVPSVLPSSLIPPSKRKKSSGSLSSMVPVLPGSPPPPKDSLRSTPSHGSMNSLNSAGSLSPKHTIKSSQHSVNWVVPVTDRGRYDEIFLKTDTDLDGFVSGQEVKEIFIQSGLSQNLLAHIWALADTRQMGRLTREQFSLAMHLIQLKVSKGMDPPQALTPDMIPPSERGTPGPSLSGYMTPVGSDMAALSEMRRDSSSSVGSGEFSGIKELDDISQEIAHLQREKYTLEQDIRETEEAIRHKTTEVQELQNDLDRETSTLQELEAQKQDAQDRLEEMDQQKAKLEDMLNDVRQKCQEESQMITSLQSQIHSQESDLQSQEEELGRAKADLNHLQQEEAQLEQSLQAGRIQLETIIKSLKATQDEINQARSKLSQIQDSQHEISKSIEQYSSTLNGTHGGSMTNLADMSEGFPEKENAAFGAVEDPFRVKTTVFNSAPQEIHTDPFQSEDPFKTDPFKSDPFQNDPFSKQTSTVADPFGGDPFKEADPFKTSSEDFFKKPSKPDPFSNADPFSKSATLPSKNHNFSSNDPFSSTSPKPKGQDFFGTLDPFGSSSFGSNSGFADFSQMSKGFVEDPFSRKQDMPALPPKKSIPPRPKPPSGKSTPVNVPGSADSTKTSDPFQPFSADPADPFQSKKGVGDPFSGKDPFAPSASSKASKDSSLGFADFSSFGNEAQQMEWAKRESERAERERLKRLRQQEQEDLELAIALSKAEMSNA; encoded by the exons ATGGCAGCCCTCGCGACCCTCACTCAG CTGTCAAGCGGGAACCCGGTATATGAGAACTTTTACAGACGA GTGGACCCGGGAAACACGGGGAGGGTTGGACCTACAGAGGCTGCCTTGTTTTTGAAGAAATCAGGCCTGCCTGACATCACTTTAGGAAAG ATCTGGGATTTAGCTGATCCGGATGGCAAAGGCTTCTTGGATAAACAG GGATTCTACGTCGCTCTGCGTCTCGTGGCCTGTGCGCAGAGTGGACACGACATCAGCGTTTCCGGTCTAAAGCTCCCCGTTCCCCCTCCAAAATTC AAGGACCACAGTAGCCCATCACTGAGCTCTGTTACATCAACCAATGAGAGCCACTGGGCGGTGCGG cccGAAGAGAAGAGCAAATTCGATGGCATTTTTGAAAGTCTTGCCCCGGTGAATGGATTACTGTCTGGTGAGAAGGTCAGACCAGTACTCATAAACTCCAAACTTCCTGTGGATGTGCTTGGAAAG GTGTGGGATTTGAGTGACATAGACAAAGACGGACACTTGGACAAAGATGAGTTCGCAGTG GCTATGCATCTGGTGTACCGTGCTCTGGAGAAGGAGCCTGTGCCCTCAGTCCTGCCCTCCTCTCTCATTCCTCCATCCAAAAGAAAGAAGTCCTCAGGGTCCTTGTCCAGCATGGTGCCAGTGTTACCAGGCAGCCCGCCGCCACCTAAAGACAGCCTGCGCTCCACCCCCTCTCACGGCAGCATGAATTCCCTGAACAGCGCCGGGAGTTTGTCCCCAAAACACACCATTAAATCCTCACAG CATTCAGTAAACTGGGTTGTACCAGTCACAGACAGAGGGCGCTATGACGAGATCTTCCTCAAAACAGACACTGATCTTGATGGCTTCGTCAGCGGCCAAGAAGTGAAAGAAATCTTCATTCAGTCCGGCCTTTCTCAGAACCTCTTGGCACACATATG GGCTCTGGCGGACACCAGGCAAATGGGCAGACTCACACGCGAGCAGTTCTCCTTAGCCATGCATCTCATTCAGCTGAAAGTCAGCAAAGGCATGGATCCTCCGCAAGCTCTGACTCCAGACATGATCCCACCGTCTGAACGCGGCACACCGGGACCT agtctGTCAGGATATATGACACCGGTGGGCTCTGACATGGCCGCACTGAGCGAGATGCGCCGG GACAGCTCCAGCTCCGTGGGTTCGGGCGAGTTCAGCGGGATTAAAGAACTGGACGATATAAGCCAAGAGATCGCTCACCTGCAGAG AGAGAAATACACTTTGGAACAAGACATCAGAGAGACCGAGGAAGCCATCAGACACAAAACCACAGAGGTTCAG GAGTTGCAGAACGATCTGGACCGAGAGACGTCCACCCTCCAGGAGCTTGAGGCGCAGAAGCAGGATGCTCAGGACCGGCTGGAGGAAATGGACCAGCAGAAGGCCAAGCTGGAAGACATGCTTAATGACGTACGGCAGAAGTGCCAGGAAGAGTCGCAAATG ATCACGTCCCTGCAGTCCCAGATCCACTCGCAGGAGTCTGACCTGCAGAGCCAAGAGGAAGAGCTGGGCCGGGCCAAGGCTGACCTGAACCATCTGCAGCAGGAGGAAGCTCAGCTGGAGCAGAGTCTACAAGCTGGCAGGATTCAGCTAGAAACCATCATCAAGTCCCTCAAAGCCACACAGGATGAGATCAACCAG GCTCGGAGCAAACTCTCCCAGATCCAGGACAGCCAACACGAGATCAGTAAGAGCATCGAGCAGTACAGCAGCACCCTGAACGGGACCCACGGGGGCAGCATGACCAACCTGGCCGACATGAGCGAAGGCTTTCCAGAGAAGGAGAACGCTGCGTTCGGGGCTGTG GAAGACCCTTTCAGGGTGAAAACCACTGTGTTCAACAGCGCCCCGCAGGAGATCCACACAGACCCCTTCCAGTCTGAAGACCCATTTAAAACAGACCCATTCAAAA GCGATCCGTTCCAGAATGACCCGTTCTCAAAGCAGACATCCACAGTTGCAG ATCCTTTCGGAGGAGACCCTTTCAAAGAGGCCGACCCGTTTAAGACCTCTTCTGAAGATTTCTTCAAGAAACCCTCTAAGCCAGACCCCTTCAGCAACGCTGATCCTTTTAGCAAAAGTGCCACACTTCCCTCAAAG AATCATAATTTTTCAAGTAATGACCCCTTCAGCTCCACCAGCCCCAAACCAAAAGGCCAAG ATTTCTTTGGCACTTTGGACCCCTTCGGAAGCAGTTCGTTCGGCAGCAACAGCGGATTTGCAGACTTCAGCCAAATGTCAAAG GGCTTTGTAGAGGACCCCTTCAGCCGAAAACAAGACATGCCAGCTCTCCCGCCCAAGAAAAGTATACCTCCACGACCCAAACCACCCAGCG GTAAAAGTACTCCAGTAAACGTGCCTGGATCCGCCGATTCGACCAAGACGAGCGATCCTTTCCAGCCCTTCAGTGCCGACCCCGCTGATCCGTTTCAGAGTAAAAAGGGGGTGGGAGACCCGTTTAGTGGCAAAGACCCATTTGCTCCATCTGCCTCAAGTAAAGCCTCTAAAGACTCTTCATTGGGTTTTGCAGACTTCAGCTCT
- the LOC127987873 gene encoding epidermal growth factor receptor substrate 15-like 1 isoform X3 — MAALATLTQLSSGNPVYENFYRRVDPGNTGRVGPTEAALFLKKSGLPDITLGKIWDLADPDGKGFLDKQGFYVALRLVACAQSGHDISVSGLKLPVPPPKFKDHSSPSLSSVTSTNESHWAVRPEEKSKFDGIFESLAPVNGLLSGEKVRPVLINSKLPVDVLGKVWDLSDIDKDGHLDKDEFAVAMHLVYRALEKEPVPSVLPSSLIPPSKRKKSSGSLSSMVPVLPGSPPPPKDSLRSTPSHGSMNSLNSAGSLSPKHTIKSSQHSVNWVVPVTDRGRYDEIFLKTDTDLDGFVSGQEVKEIFIQSGLSQNLLAHIWALADTRQMGRLTREQFSLAMHLIQLKVSKGMDPPQALTPDMIPPSERGTPGPSLSGYMTPVGSDMAALSEMRRDSSSSVGSGEFSGIKELDDISQEIAHLQREKYTLEQDIRETEEAIRHKTTEVQELQNDLDRETSTLQELEAQKQDAQDRLEEMDQQKAKLEDMLNDVRQKCQEESQMITSLQSQIHSQESDLQSQEEELGRAKADLNHLQQEEAQLEQSLQAGRIQLETIIKSLKATQDEINQARSKLSQIQDSQHEISKSIEQYSSTLNGTHGGSMTNLADMSEGFPEKENAAFGAVEDPFRVKTTVFNSAPQEIHTDPFQSEDPFKTDPFKSDPFQNDPFSKQTSTVADPFGGDPFKEADPFKTSSEDFFKKPSKPDPFSNADPFSKSATLPSKNHNFSSNDPFSSTSPKPKGQDFFGTLDPFGSSSFGSNSGFADFSQMSKGFVEDPFSRKQDMPALPPKKSIPPRPKPPSGKSTPVNVPGSADSTKTSDPFQPFSADPADPFQSKKGVGDPFSGKDPFAPSASSKASKDSSLGFADFSSELSELSLGMKPSRWSGRSGKAREQNESG; from the exons ATGGCAGCCCTCGCGACCCTCACTCAG CTGTCAAGCGGGAACCCGGTATATGAGAACTTTTACAGACGA GTGGACCCGGGAAACACGGGGAGGGTTGGACCTACAGAGGCTGCCTTGTTTTTGAAGAAATCAGGCCTGCCTGACATCACTTTAGGAAAG ATCTGGGATTTAGCTGATCCGGATGGCAAAGGCTTCTTGGATAAACAG GGATTCTACGTCGCTCTGCGTCTCGTGGCCTGTGCGCAGAGTGGACACGACATCAGCGTTTCCGGTCTAAAGCTCCCCGTTCCCCCTCCAAAATTC AAGGACCACAGTAGCCCATCACTGAGCTCTGTTACATCAACCAATGAGAGCCACTGGGCGGTGCGG cccGAAGAGAAGAGCAAATTCGATGGCATTTTTGAAAGTCTTGCCCCGGTGAATGGATTACTGTCTGGTGAGAAGGTCAGACCAGTACTCATAAACTCCAAACTTCCTGTGGATGTGCTTGGAAAG GTGTGGGATTTGAGTGACATAGACAAAGACGGACACTTGGACAAAGATGAGTTCGCAGTG GCTATGCATCTGGTGTACCGTGCTCTGGAGAAGGAGCCTGTGCCCTCAGTCCTGCCCTCCTCTCTCATTCCTCCATCCAAAAGAAAGAAGTCCTCAGGGTCCTTGTCCAGCATGGTGCCAGTGTTACCAGGCAGCCCGCCGCCACCTAAAGACAGCCTGCGCTCCACCCCCTCTCACGGCAGCATGAATTCCCTGAACAGCGCCGGGAGTTTGTCCCCAAAACACACCATTAAATCCTCACAG CATTCAGTAAACTGGGTTGTACCAGTCACAGACAGAGGGCGCTATGACGAGATCTTCCTCAAAACAGACACTGATCTTGATGGCTTCGTCAGCGGCCAAGAAGTGAAAGAAATCTTCATTCAGTCCGGCCTTTCTCAGAACCTCTTGGCACACATATG GGCTCTGGCGGACACCAGGCAAATGGGCAGACTCACACGCGAGCAGTTCTCCTTAGCCATGCATCTCATTCAGCTGAAAGTCAGCAAAGGCATGGATCCTCCGCAAGCTCTGACTCCAGACATGATCCCACCGTCTGAACGCGGCACACCGGGACCT agtctGTCAGGATATATGACACCGGTGGGCTCTGACATGGCCGCACTGAGCGAGATGCGCCGG GACAGCTCCAGCTCCGTGGGTTCGGGCGAGTTCAGCGGGATTAAAGAACTGGACGATATAAGCCAAGAGATCGCTCACCTGCAGAG AGAGAAATACACTTTGGAACAAGACATCAGAGAGACCGAGGAAGCCATCAGACACAAAACCACAGAGGTTCAG GAGTTGCAGAACGATCTGGACCGAGAGACGTCCACCCTCCAGGAGCTTGAGGCGCAGAAGCAGGATGCTCAGGACCGGCTGGAGGAAATGGACCAGCAGAAGGCCAAGCTGGAAGACATGCTTAATGACGTACGGCAGAAGTGCCAGGAAGAGTCGCAAATG ATCACGTCCCTGCAGTCCCAGATCCACTCGCAGGAGTCTGACCTGCAGAGCCAAGAGGAAGAGCTGGGCCGGGCCAAGGCTGACCTGAACCATCTGCAGCAGGAGGAAGCTCAGCTGGAGCAGAGTCTACAAGCTGGCAGGATTCAGCTAGAAACCATCATCAAGTCCCTCAAAGCCACACAGGATGAGATCAACCAG GCTCGGAGCAAACTCTCCCAGATCCAGGACAGCCAACACGAGATCAGTAAGAGCATCGAGCAGTACAGCAGCACCCTGAACGGGACCCACGGGGGCAGCATGACCAACCTGGCCGACATGAGCGAAGGCTTTCCAGAGAAGGAGAACGCTGCGTTCGGGGCTGTG GAAGACCCTTTCAGGGTGAAAACCACTGTGTTCAACAGCGCCCCGCAGGAGATCCACACAGACCCCTTCCAGTCTGAAGACCCATTTAAAACAGACCCATTCAAAA GCGATCCGTTCCAGAATGACCCGTTCTCAAAGCAGACATCCACAGTTGCAG ATCCTTTCGGAGGAGACCCTTTCAAAGAGGCCGACCCGTTTAAGACCTCTTCTGAAGATTTCTTCAAGAAACCCTCTAAGCCAGACCCCTTCAGCAACGCTGATCCTTTTAGCAAAAGTGCCACACTTCCCTCAAAG AATCATAATTTTTCAAGTAATGACCCCTTCAGCTCCACCAGCCCCAAACCAAAAGGCCAAG ATTTCTTTGGCACTTTGGACCCCTTCGGAAGCAGTTCGTTCGGCAGCAACAGCGGATTTGCAGACTTCAGCCAAATGTCAAAG GGCTTTGTAGAGGACCCCTTCAGCCGAAAACAAGACATGCCAGCTCTCCCGCCCAAGAAAAGTATACCTCCACGACCCAAACCACCCAGCG GTAAAAGTACTCCAGTAAACGTGCCTGGATCCGCCGATTCGACCAAGACGAGCGATCCTTTCCAGCCCTTCAGTGCCGACCCCGCTGATCCGTTTCAGAGTAAAAAGGGGGTGGGAGACCCGTTTAGTGGCAAAGACCCATTTGCTCCATCTGCCTCAAGTAAAGCCTCTAAAGACTCTTCATTGGGTTTTGCAGACTTCAGCTCT
- the LOC127987873 gene encoding epidermal growth factor receptor substrate 15-like 1 isoform X2, whose translation MAALATLTQLSSGNPVYENFYRRVDPGNTGRVGPTEAALFLKKSGLPDITLGKIWDLADPDGKGFLDKQGFYVALRLVACAQSGHDISVSGLKLPVPPPKFKDHSSPSLSSVTSTNESHWAVRPEEKSKFDGIFESLAPVNGLLSGEKVRPVLINSKLPVDVLGKVWDLSDIDKDGHLDKDEFAVAMHLVYRALEKEPVPSVLPSSLIPPSKRKKSSGSLSSMVPVLPGSPPPPKDSLRSTPSHGSMNSLNSAGSLSPKHTIKSSQHSVNWVVPVTDRGRYDEIFLKTDTDLDGFVSGQEVKEIFIQSGLSQNLLAHIWALADTRQMGRLTREQFSLAMHLIQLKVSKGMDPPQALTPDMIPPSERGTPGPSLSGYMTPVGSDMAALSEMRRDSSSSVGSGEFSGIKELDDISQEIAHLQREKYTLEQDIRETEEAIRHKTTEVQELQNDLDRETSTLQELEAQKQDAQDRLEEMDQQKAKLEDMLNDVRQKCQEESQMITSLQSQIHSQESDLQSQEEELGRAKADLNHLQQEEAQLEQSLQAGRIQLETIIKSLKATQDEINQARSKLSQIQDSQHEISKSIEQYSSTLNGTHGGSMTNLADMSEGFPEKENAAFGAVEDPFRVKTTVFNSAPQEIHTDPFQSEDPFKTDPFKSDPFQNDPFSKQTSTVADPFGGDPFKEADPFKTSSEDFFKKPSKPDPFSNADPFSKSATLPSKNHNFSSNDPFSSTSPKPKGQDFFGTLDPFGSSSFGSNSGFADFSQMSKGFVEDPFSRKQDMPALPPKKSIPPRPKPPSGKSTPVNVPGSADSTKTSDPFQPFSADPADPFQSKKGVGDPFSGKDPFAPSASRTERIKFGNEAQQMEWAKRESERAERERLKRLRQQEQEDLELAIALSKAEMSNA comes from the exons ATGGCAGCCCTCGCGACCCTCACTCAG CTGTCAAGCGGGAACCCGGTATATGAGAACTTTTACAGACGA GTGGACCCGGGAAACACGGGGAGGGTTGGACCTACAGAGGCTGCCTTGTTTTTGAAGAAATCAGGCCTGCCTGACATCACTTTAGGAAAG ATCTGGGATTTAGCTGATCCGGATGGCAAAGGCTTCTTGGATAAACAG GGATTCTACGTCGCTCTGCGTCTCGTGGCCTGTGCGCAGAGTGGACACGACATCAGCGTTTCCGGTCTAAAGCTCCCCGTTCCCCCTCCAAAATTC AAGGACCACAGTAGCCCATCACTGAGCTCTGTTACATCAACCAATGAGAGCCACTGGGCGGTGCGG cccGAAGAGAAGAGCAAATTCGATGGCATTTTTGAAAGTCTTGCCCCGGTGAATGGATTACTGTCTGGTGAGAAGGTCAGACCAGTACTCATAAACTCCAAACTTCCTGTGGATGTGCTTGGAAAG GTGTGGGATTTGAGTGACATAGACAAAGACGGACACTTGGACAAAGATGAGTTCGCAGTG GCTATGCATCTGGTGTACCGTGCTCTGGAGAAGGAGCCTGTGCCCTCAGTCCTGCCCTCCTCTCTCATTCCTCCATCCAAAAGAAAGAAGTCCTCAGGGTCCTTGTCCAGCATGGTGCCAGTGTTACCAGGCAGCCCGCCGCCACCTAAAGACAGCCTGCGCTCCACCCCCTCTCACGGCAGCATGAATTCCCTGAACAGCGCCGGGAGTTTGTCCCCAAAACACACCATTAAATCCTCACAG CATTCAGTAAACTGGGTTGTACCAGTCACAGACAGAGGGCGCTATGACGAGATCTTCCTCAAAACAGACACTGATCTTGATGGCTTCGTCAGCGGCCAAGAAGTGAAAGAAATCTTCATTCAGTCCGGCCTTTCTCAGAACCTCTTGGCACACATATG GGCTCTGGCGGACACCAGGCAAATGGGCAGACTCACACGCGAGCAGTTCTCCTTAGCCATGCATCTCATTCAGCTGAAAGTCAGCAAAGGCATGGATCCTCCGCAAGCTCTGACTCCAGACATGATCCCACCGTCTGAACGCGGCACACCGGGACCT agtctGTCAGGATATATGACACCGGTGGGCTCTGACATGGCCGCACTGAGCGAGATGCGCCGG GACAGCTCCAGCTCCGTGGGTTCGGGCGAGTTCAGCGGGATTAAAGAACTGGACGATATAAGCCAAGAGATCGCTCACCTGCAGAG AGAGAAATACACTTTGGAACAAGACATCAGAGAGACCGAGGAAGCCATCAGACACAAAACCACAGAGGTTCAG GAGTTGCAGAACGATCTGGACCGAGAGACGTCCACCCTCCAGGAGCTTGAGGCGCAGAAGCAGGATGCTCAGGACCGGCTGGAGGAAATGGACCAGCAGAAGGCCAAGCTGGAAGACATGCTTAATGACGTACGGCAGAAGTGCCAGGAAGAGTCGCAAATG ATCACGTCCCTGCAGTCCCAGATCCACTCGCAGGAGTCTGACCTGCAGAGCCAAGAGGAAGAGCTGGGCCGGGCCAAGGCTGACCTGAACCATCTGCAGCAGGAGGAAGCTCAGCTGGAGCAGAGTCTACAAGCTGGCAGGATTCAGCTAGAAACCATCATCAAGTCCCTCAAAGCCACACAGGATGAGATCAACCAG GCTCGGAGCAAACTCTCCCAGATCCAGGACAGCCAACACGAGATCAGTAAGAGCATCGAGCAGTACAGCAGCACCCTGAACGGGACCCACGGGGGCAGCATGACCAACCTGGCCGACATGAGCGAAGGCTTTCCAGAGAAGGAGAACGCTGCGTTCGGGGCTGTG GAAGACCCTTTCAGGGTGAAAACCACTGTGTTCAACAGCGCCCCGCAGGAGATCCACACAGACCCCTTCCAGTCTGAAGACCCATTTAAAACAGACCCATTCAAAA GCGATCCGTTCCAGAATGACCCGTTCTCAAAGCAGACATCCACAGTTGCAG ATCCTTTCGGAGGAGACCCTTTCAAAGAGGCCGACCCGTTTAAGACCTCTTCTGAAGATTTCTTCAAGAAACCCTCTAAGCCAGACCCCTTCAGCAACGCTGATCCTTTTAGCAAAAGTGCCACACTTCCCTCAAAG AATCATAATTTTTCAAGTAATGACCCCTTCAGCTCCACCAGCCCCAAACCAAAAGGCCAAG ATTTCTTTGGCACTTTGGACCCCTTCGGAAGCAGTTCGTTCGGCAGCAACAGCGGATTTGCAGACTTCAGCCAAATGTCAAAG GGCTTTGTAGAGGACCCCTTCAGCCGAAAACAAGACATGCCAGCTCTCCCGCCCAAGAAAAGTATACCTCCACGACCCAAACCACCCAGCG GTAAAAGTACTCCAGTAAACGTGCCTGGATCCGCCGATTCGACCAAGACGAGCGATCCTTTCCAGCCCTTCAGTGCCGACCCCGCTGATCCGTTTCAGAGTAAAAAGGGGGTGGGAGACCCGTTTAGTGGCAAAGACCCATTTGCTCCATCTGCCTCAA
- the LOC127987873 gene encoding epidermal growth factor receptor substrate 15-like 1 isoform X4: protein MAALATLTQLSSGNPVYENFYRRVDPGNTGRVGPTEAALFLKKSGLPDITLGKIWDLADPDGKGFLDKQGFYVALRLVACAQSGHDISVSGLKLPVPPPKFKDHSSPSLSSVTSTNESHWAVRPEEKSKFDGIFESLAPVNGLLSGEKVRPVLINSKLPVDVLGKVWDLSDIDKDGHLDKDEFAVAMHLVYRALEKEPVPSVLPSSLIPPSKRKKSSGSLSSMVPVLPGSPPPPKDSLRSTPSHGSMNSLNSAGSLSPKHTIKSSQHSVNWVVPVTDRGRYDEIFLKTDTDLDGFVSGQEVKEIFIQSGLSQNLLAHIWALADTRQMGRLTREQFSLAMHLIQLKVSKGMDPPQALTPDMIPPSERGTPGPSLSGYMTPVGSDMAALSEMRRDSSSSVGSGEFSGIKELDDISQEIAHLQREKYTLEQDIRETEEAIRHKTTEVQELQNDLDRETSTLQELEAQKQDAQDRLEEMDQQKAKLEDMLNDVRQKCQEESQMITSLQSQIHSQESDLQSQEEELGRAKADLNHLQQEEAQLEQSLQAGRIQLETIIKSLKATQDEINQARSKLSQIQDSQHEISKSIEQYSSTLNGTHGGSMTNLADMSEGFPEKENAAFGAVEDPFRVKTTVFNSAPQEIHTDPFQSEDPFKTDPFKSDPFQNDPFSKQTSTVADPFGGDPFKEADPFKTSSEDFFKKPSKPDPFSNADPFSKSATLPSKNHNFSSNDPFSSTSPKPKGQDFFGTLDPFGSSSFGSNSGFADFSQMSKGFVEDPFSRKQDMPALPPKKSIPPRPKPPSGKSTPVNVPGSADSTKTSDPFQPFSADPADPFQSKKGVGDPFSGKDPFAPSASIWE from the exons ATGGCAGCCCTCGCGACCCTCACTCAG CTGTCAAGCGGGAACCCGGTATATGAGAACTTTTACAGACGA GTGGACCCGGGAAACACGGGGAGGGTTGGACCTACAGAGGCTGCCTTGTTTTTGAAGAAATCAGGCCTGCCTGACATCACTTTAGGAAAG ATCTGGGATTTAGCTGATCCGGATGGCAAAGGCTTCTTGGATAAACAG GGATTCTACGTCGCTCTGCGTCTCGTGGCCTGTGCGCAGAGTGGACACGACATCAGCGTTTCCGGTCTAAAGCTCCCCGTTCCCCCTCCAAAATTC AAGGACCACAGTAGCCCATCACTGAGCTCTGTTACATCAACCAATGAGAGCCACTGGGCGGTGCGG cccGAAGAGAAGAGCAAATTCGATGGCATTTTTGAAAGTCTTGCCCCGGTGAATGGATTACTGTCTGGTGAGAAGGTCAGACCAGTACTCATAAACTCCAAACTTCCTGTGGATGTGCTTGGAAAG GTGTGGGATTTGAGTGACATAGACAAAGACGGACACTTGGACAAAGATGAGTTCGCAGTG GCTATGCATCTGGTGTACCGTGCTCTGGAGAAGGAGCCTGTGCCCTCAGTCCTGCCCTCCTCTCTCATTCCTCCATCCAAAAGAAAGAAGTCCTCAGGGTCCTTGTCCAGCATGGTGCCAGTGTTACCAGGCAGCCCGCCGCCACCTAAAGACAGCCTGCGCTCCACCCCCTCTCACGGCAGCATGAATTCCCTGAACAGCGCCGGGAGTTTGTCCCCAAAACACACCATTAAATCCTCACAG CATTCAGTAAACTGGGTTGTACCAGTCACAGACAGAGGGCGCTATGACGAGATCTTCCTCAAAACAGACACTGATCTTGATGGCTTCGTCAGCGGCCAAGAAGTGAAAGAAATCTTCATTCAGTCCGGCCTTTCTCAGAACCTCTTGGCACACATATG GGCTCTGGCGGACACCAGGCAAATGGGCAGACTCACACGCGAGCAGTTCTCCTTAGCCATGCATCTCATTCAGCTGAAAGTCAGCAAAGGCATGGATCCTCCGCAAGCTCTGACTCCAGACATGATCCCACCGTCTGAACGCGGCACACCGGGACCT agtctGTCAGGATATATGACACCGGTGGGCTCTGACATGGCCGCACTGAGCGAGATGCGCCGG GACAGCTCCAGCTCCGTGGGTTCGGGCGAGTTCAGCGGGATTAAAGAACTGGACGATATAAGCCAAGAGATCGCTCACCTGCAGAG AGAGAAATACACTTTGGAACAAGACATCAGAGAGACCGAGGAAGCCATCAGACACAAAACCACAGAGGTTCAG GAGTTGCAGAACGATCTGGACCGAGAGACGTCCACCCTCCAGGAGCTTGAGGCGCAGAAGCAGGATGCTCAGGACCGGCTGGAGGAAATGGACCAGCAGAAGGCCAAGCTGGAAGACATGCTTAATGACGTACGGCAGAAGTGCCAGGAAGAGTCGCAAATG ATCACGTCCCTGCAGTCCCAGATCCACTCGCAGGAGTCTGACCTGCAGAGCCAAGAGGAAGAGCTGGGCCGGGCCAAGGCTGACCTGAACCATCTGCAGCAGGAGGAAGCTCAGCTGGAGCAGAGTCTACAAGCTGGCAGGATTCAGCTAGAAACCATCATCAAGTCCCTCAAAGCCACACAGGATGAGATCAACCAG GCTCGGAGCAAACTCTCCCAGATCCAGGACAGCCAACACGAGATCAGTAAGAGCATCGAGCAGTACAGCAGCACCCTGAACGGGACCCACGGGGGCAGCATGACCAACCTGGCCGACATGAGCGAAGGCTTTCCAGAGAAGGAGAACGCTGCGTTCGGGGCTGTG GAAGACCCTTTCAGGGTGAAAACCACTGTGTTCAACAGCGCCCCGCAGGAGATCCACACAGACCCCTTCCAGTCTGAAGACCCATTTAAAACAGACCCATTCAAAA GCGATCCGTTCCAGAATGACCCGTTCTCAAAGCAGACATCCACAGTTGCAG ATCCTTTCGGAGGAGACCCTTTCAAAGAGGCCGACCCGTTTAAGACCTCTTCTGAAGATTTCTTCAAGAAACCCTCTAAGCCAGACCCCTTCAGCAACGCTGATCCTTTTAGCAAAAGTGCCACACTTCCCTCAAAG AATCATAATTTTTCAAGTAATGACCCCTTCAGCTCCACCAGCCCCAAACCAAAAGGCCAAG ATTTCTTTGGCACTTTGGACCCCTTCGGAAGCAGTTCGTTCGGCAGCAACAGCGGATTTGCAGACTTCAGCCAAATGTCAAAG GGCTTTGTAGAGGACCCCTTCAGCCGAAAACAAGACATGCCAGCTCTCCCGCCCAAGAAAAGTATACCTCCACGACCCAAACCACCCAGCG GTAAAAGTACTCCAGTAAACGTGCCTGGATCCGCCGATTCGACCAAGACGAGCGATCCTTTCCAGCCCTTCAGTGCCGACCCCGCTGATCCGTTTCAGAGTAAAAAGGGGGTGGGAGACCCGTTTAGTGGCAAAGACCCATTTGCTCCATCTGCCTCAA